One window of Phycisphaeraceae bacterium genomic DNA carries:
- a CDS encoding ABC transporter permease, with the protein MSADYDRTPSDSTSSTFTHGSKSPGGLARTLHVAIREYMATVVTKGFFVGAVLVPVVAGLIVGYFGPKLMNPAPPQTNGEIVVLDRTGELQAAIEQRITKEELDRRANPIAALRNAAAEKAGEANPAIQAADKMMDKLDGFHGALTLKFIQTDDEKAEARDEVLTNPNPRTGGPIAIIDVAPNAVIKSDETPTFGGYELLIHQKLDHRVTSILHDVMVEAVRAVRYDRNGTDAATLRTLVSVAGANQENEITEKGDTGSTSGLRAVLPFLLIIVMIVAVTTGSQYLLTTTIEEKSSRVVEVLLSAVSPLQLMAGKILGQMGVGLTMMVLYLAAGFTALSAFSMMHLIKPTDIVLLIAFFILAYIMMASMIAAMGAAVSELREAQSLVTPVYLCLFVPYMLGYPISQNPNSLMAIVLSFIPPIGPFITMLRVVSSDPPPIWEVGLAMLAAIVGAFVLVWMSAKIFRIGLLLHGKPPNFATLIKWIRMA; encoded by the coding sequence ATGAGCGCGGACTACGACAGAACACCATCTGACAGCACATCCAGCACGTTCACACACGGATCAAAGTCGCCGGGAGGACTCGCAAGAACGTTGCACGTCGCGATCCGCGAGTACATGGCAACCGTCGTGACCAAGGGATTCTTTGTGGGTGCTGTGCTGGTCCCGGTTGTTGCGGGTCTTATCGTCGGGTACTTCGGTCCCAAGCTGATGAACCCCGCACCGCCACAAACCAACGGGGAGATCGTTGTGCTTGATCGGACCGGCGAACTCCAGGCTGCGATCGAGCAGCGCATAACAAAGGAAGAGCTTGATCGACGGGCAAATCCAATAGCAGCGTTGCGGAACGCAGCCGCTGAAAAGGCCGGCGAAGCGAATCCCGCGATACAAGCAGCCGACAAGATGATGGACAAACTCGACGGGTTTCATGGTGCGCTTACGCTCAAGTTCATCCAGACCGACGACGAGAAAGCCGAAGCACGCGACGAGGTGCTCACAAATCCAAATCCTCGCACAGGCGGGCCGATTGCAATTATCGATGTCGCACCAAACGCTGTGATCAAGTCGGATGAGACACCAACGTTCGGCGGGTACGAGCTTCTCATTCACCAGAAGCTCGATCATCGTGTCACATCGATTCTCCACGATGTCATGGTCGAAGCGGTGCGAGCAGTTCGGTATGATCGCAACGGAACTGATGCTGCAACACTTCGCACACTTGTCAGCGTTGCTGGTGCCAATCAGGAAAACGAGATTACCGAGAAGGGCGATACGGGCAGCACGAGTGGCCTTCGCGCTGTCCTTCCATTTCTGCTGATCATTGTGATGATCGTTGCTGTAACAACGGGGAGCCAGTACCTGCTGACAACCACCATTGAGGAGAAATCCAGCAGGGTTGTCGAGGTGTTACTCTCAGCCGTCTCACCGTTGCAGTTGATGGCGGGAAAGATTCTCGGGCAGATGGGCGTTGGCCTAACGATGATGGTGCTCTACCTTGCGGCAGGATTCACCGCGCTGTCCGCGTTCAGCATGATGCATCTCATCAAACCGACCGACATTGTGCTGCTCATTGCTTTCTTTATCCTTGCGTACATCATGATGGCATCGATGATCGCTGCAATGGGCGCAGCTGTGTCAGAGTTGCGTGAAGCGCAATCTCTTGTGACCCCTGTCTATCTGTGCCTGTTTGTGCCATATATGCTGGGATATCCGATCAGCCAGAATCCAAACTCCCTCATGGCGATCGTGCTGAGCTTTATCCCACCCATTGGGCCATTTATTACGATGCTGCGCGTGGTCTCGTCAGATCCGCCCCCAATCTGGGAGGTCGGGCTTGCAATGCTCGCAGCGATCGTCGGTGCGTTCGTGCTCGTCTGGATGAGCGCAAAGATCTTCCGTATCGGGCTGCTGCTGCATGGCAAGCCGCCGAACTTTGCCACGCTCATCAAGTGGATCAGAATGGCCTAA
- a CDS encoding ATP-binding cassette domain-containing protein, with the protein MEHAVRLQGLRKTFGTKVAVDHLDLEIKQGELVGLIGPNGAGKTTSIRMLMSILFPDSGTIEVLGKSSAILAKDRIGYLPEERGVYRKMRVGGFIEYMAKLKGIAPGPTLRSRITDWLERVELGDCLKKRCEDLSKGMQQKVQFIATIIHDPELIILDEPFSGLDPVNMRLLRDLFLEQHNAGKTMIFSTHVMHQAEQLCDRIAMISDGRLVLDDSLTSVRRRETSSTVLVNLDTDHTKPTHDEVEQATTKLTQLSCVNQVHTGSADTETKADLLVTLNDGSGHADAIRAIASTVEARRVELKELSLEEVFIRLAKSKQPAHELAGVSA; encoded by the coding sequence GTGGAGCATGCTGTCCGATTGCAGGGATTGCGAAAGACCTTCGGCACGAAGGTCGCGGTCGATCATCTGGACCTGGAAATCAAGCAGGGCGAACTGGTTGGTCTCATCGGGCCAAACGGCGCGGGCAAGACCACGTCCATCCGCATGCTGATGTCCATCCTGTTTCCGGATTCGGGCACGATCGAGGTGCTTGGCAAGTCGTCAGCCATTCTCGCAAAGGACCGGATCGGGTACCTGCCCGAGGAGCGAGGCGTGTACCGGAAGATGCGCGTCGGCGGGTTCATCGAGTACATGGCAAAGCTCAAGGGCATCGCGCCGGGGCCGACGCTTCGCAGCAGGATCACAGACTGGCTTGAGCGCGTTGAGTTGGGTGATTGTCTGAAGAAACGCTGCGAGGACCTGTCCAAGGGCATGCAGCAGAAAGTCCAGTTCATCGCAACGATCATCCACGACCCGGAACTGATCATCCTCGACGAACCCTTCAGCGGCCTTGACCCGGTCAACATGCGCCTGCTGCGTGATTTGTTCCTTGAGCAGCACAATGCTGGCAAGACCATGATCTTCTCGACCCATGTTATGCATCAGGCGGAACAGCTCTGCGATCGCATCGCGATGATCTCTGATGGCAGGCTCGTACTCGATGATTCACTAACAAGTGTCAGGCGCCGCGAGACCAGTTCAACTGTGCTTGTGAATCTTGATACAGATCACACCAAACCGACGCATGACGAGGTAGAGCAGGCGACGACGAAGCTAACACAACTCTCGTGCGTGAACCAGGTTCACACGGGCTCAGCAGATACGGAAACAAAGGCTGATCTTCTCGTCACACTCAACGACGGATCTGGACATGCCGACGCAATTCGTGCGATCGCATCAACCGTTGAAGCTCGACGCGTCGAACTCAAAGAACTTTCGCTGGAAGAAGTCTTTATCAGGCTTGCAAAGTCAAAGCAGCCAGCACACGAACTTGCGGGGGTGTCAGCATGA
- a CDS encoding PCRF domain-containing protein yields the protein MRADTQRSVLFLGIRAYRIAGRQRETCDLSPMLSTMPGILSTIDPVLREKLEELATQYDALGTELEDPDVLSDHRKVRELSIKRSAIESAALGVKRLHEIEAELVDLRESADGDDAELAELARDEIAQLQDQAETLLATVKSDLVSADDRAVGSVMMELRAGTGGDEAGLWCRDLLQMYERYAAMKKWKLELLDSTVDDGVGGIRHAVVSVKGEGVWQELAFEAGVHSVKRVPATETQGRIHTSTATVAVLPEPEEVEVTIDWANDVVEHVTTAQGPGGQNVNKVATAVHLVHEPTGIEVRMQESKSQQQNRERAKRLLLARVYERERQQKQAERDASRRDQIGTGGRSEKIRTYRYQDGIVSDERLGTKFQLREVLAGELNSLMEALIEQETARRLAAL from the coding sequence ATGCGGGCAGACACGCAGCGCAGCGTGCTGTTTCTTGGGATTCGTGCCTATCGGATTGCTGGCAGACAGCGTGAAACATGCGATCTTTCGCCTATGCTCAGCACTATGCCGGGCATTCTCTCGACAATCGATCCAGTCCTTCGCGAGAAGCTGGAAGAACTTGCAACCCAGTACGACGCACTCGGGACTGAACTGGAAGATCCTGACGTGCTTTCCGATCATCGGAAGGTGCGCGAGCTGTCCATCAAACGCAGCGCGATCGAATCGGCTGCACTCGGTGTGAAACGACTTCACGAGATCGAAGCAGAACTGGTCGATCTGCGTGAGAGCGCCGATGGTGACGATGCCGAACTGGCGGAGCTTGCGCGCGACGAGATCGCCCAGCTTCAGGATCAGGCCGAGACTCTCCTTGCGACAGTCAAGAGTGATCTGGTGAGCGCGGACGATCGTGCGGTGGGATCGGTTATGATGGAACTCCGCGCAGGCACCGGTGGTGATGAAGCGGGGCTCTGGTGTCGCGATCTCCTGCAGATGTACGAGCGCTACGCAGCGATGAAGAAGTGGAAACTGGAACTGCTCGATTCCACCGTTGATGACGGCGTGGGCGGGATACGGCACGCGGTTGTGAGTGTGAAGGGTGAGGGTGTGTGGCAGGAACTCGCGTTCGAGGCGGGCGTGCATTCGGTCAAGCGCGTGCCCGCAACAGAAACGCAGGGGCGCATCCACACGTCGACAGCAACAGTTGCGGTGCTCCCCGAGCCCGAAGAGGTCGAGGTGACGATCGACTGGGCAAATGACGTCGTCGAGCATGTGACAACAGCGCAGGGGCCTGGCGGGCAGAACGTGAACAAGGTCGCAACAGCGGTCCATCTTGTGCACGAGCCGACCGGCATCGAGGTGCGTATGCAGGAGAGCAAAAGCCAGCAGCAGAACCGCGAGCGCGCCAAGCGTTTACTGCTCGCTCGCGTGTACGAACGCGAGCGTCAGCAGAAGCAGGCCGAGCGTGATGCTTCACGACGCGACCAGATCGGCACAGGTGGACGCAGCGAGAAGATCAGAACCTATCGCTATCAGGATGGGATAGTCTCAGATGAAAGGCTCGGCACGAAGTTTCAGCTACGCGAGGTGCTTGCGGGCGAACTGAACTCGTTGATGGAAGCGCTGATCGAGCAGGAAACCGCACGCAGACTCGCTGCACTGTGA
- a CDS encoding DUF1801 domain-containing protein yields the protein MAKKTSTNAPKLLSGGNPQIAKADGNTPVQAYIAAMPGWKREAGERLDAIITEACPSVRKAVRWNSPFYGGAEGRGWFLSFHCYTRYIKVAFFNGTSLHPIPPVESRGNETRYVHIHEDEQINAAQLMSWVKQASVLPGWRQSA from the coding sequence ATGGCGAAGAAGACGAGCACCAACGCACCCAAACTGCTCTCAGGCGGCAATCCTCAGATCGCCAAGGCCGACGGCAATACACCCGTGCAGGCGTACATCGCTGCAATGCCGGGATGGAAACGCGAGGCGGGCGAGCGCCTCGACGCGATCATTACTGAAGCATGCCCCAGTGTGCGCAAAGCAGTTCGATGGAACTCGCCGTTCTATGGCGGCGCCGAGGGGCGCGGATGGTTCCTCAGTTTTCACTGCTACACGAGGTACATCAAGGTCGCGTTCTTCAATGGCACGTCGCTGCATCCGATACCGCCAGTGGAATCGAGGGGAAATGAAACCCGGTACGTCCACATCCACGAGGACGAGCAGATCAATGCGGCGCAGCTTATGTCGTGGGTGAAGCAGGCGAGTGTGTTGCCCGGATGGCGGCAGTCTGCATAG
- a CDS encoding DUF1801 domain-containing protein: MKKKTVTKKPAAKKKTTKKTTKKTPAKSHNSASGEIDAMIAALGDWRGDMLAHVRALIRQADPDVVEEIKWRKPSNPGGVPVWSHPHDGKTAIICTGETYKDKVKLTFANGASLADPTKLFNSSLDGNTRRAIDIRENDTINATAFKKLVREAIRE; encoded by the coding sequence ATGAAAAAGAAAACCGTCACGAAGAAGCCGGCTGCAAAGAAGAAGACGACGAAAAAAACAACAAAGAAGACCCCAGCAAAGTCTCACAACTCAGCGTCCGGTGAGATCGACGCCATGATTGCGGCGCTTGGTGACTGGCGCGGCGACATGCTTGCGCACGTCAGGGCACTCATCAGGCAGGCTGACCCGGACGTTGTCGAGGAGATCAAGTGGCGAAAACCATCAAACCCCGGCGGCGTGCCCGTCTGGTCGCATCCGCACGATGGGAAAACCGCGATCATCTGCACCGGCGAGACCTACAAGGACAAGGTGAAGCTGACGTTTGCGAACGGTGCGTCGCTCGCTGATCCAACGAAGCTATTTAACTCCAGCCTCGACGGGAACACCCGGCGAGCGATCGACATTCGCGAGAACGACACGATCAACGCGACAGCCTTCAAGAAACTGGTGCGGGAGGCGATAAGGGAGTGA
- a CDS encoding thiazole synthase encodes MAPAATVTDAIPAFTLGSRTFTSRLIVGTGKYPTMQVMADALDASGAEVVTVAVRRERLYNDKGESLLDALDLSRYTILPNTAGCFDADDAVRVARLGRELLDQLDNPGANWVKLEVLGDRTTLLPDPAGTLQACRELVKDGFEVLCYTSDDPIMAAKIKDAGATSVMPAGSPIGSGQGVLNPNNIVLCLEKLKHNDPNYPVIVDAGVGSASDVAVAMELGADGVLLNTAVAHAQDPVSMAHAMRHACIAGYHSARAGRIPKKLYAIASSPWEGTISYIPGE; translated from the coding sequence ATGGCCCCTGCCGCCACAGTCACAGATGCAATCCCCGCTTTCACCCTCGGAAGCAGAACTTTCACCAGCAGGCTGATCGTCGGCACGGGCAAGTATCCGACGATGCAAGTGATGGCTGATGCGCTCGACGCATCGGGTGCGGAGGTTGTGACAGTCGCTGTCCGTCGTGAGCGACTGTACAACGACAAGGGGGAATCGCTGCTCGACGCGCTGGATTTGTCGCGGTACACCATCCTCCCGAATACAGCTGGGTGTTTCGATGCCGACGACGCGGTGCGGGTCGCACGACTCGGACGCGAACTTCTCGACCAGCTCGATAACCCCGGTGCGAACTGGGTGAAGCTGGAGGTGCTGGGTGATCGCACGACACTGCTCCCCGATCCCGCTGGCACATTGCAGGCGTGCAGGGAACTTGTCAAGGACGGGTTCGAGGTGTTGTGCTACACGAGTGACGATCCGATCATGGCTGCGAAGATCAAGGATGCGGGCGCGACGAGCGTCATGCCCGCGGGAAGCCCGATCGGTTCCGGCCAGGGCGTGCTCAACCCGAACAATATTGTGCTGTGCCTTGAGAAGCTGAAGCACAACGACCCAAACTACCCCGTCATTGTGGATGCGGGTGTGGGCAGCGCCAGTGATGTCGCTGTCGCAATGGAACTCGGCGCTGACGGTGTGCTTTTGAACACAGCTGTCGCGCACGCGCAGGATCCAGTCTCCATGGCACACGCAATGCGCCACGCGTGCATAGCCGGATACCACTCAGCACGCGCAGGGCGCATCCCGAAGAAGCTCTACGCAATAGCATCGAGCCCGTGGGAAGGCACGATCTCGTACATCCCGGGCGAGTAA
- the aspS gene encoding aspartate--tRNA ligase, with amino-acid sequence MTVSGVGRTHTCGEIRESHVGQTVTLCGWVNSHRGHGSGLVFIDLRDRFGLTQLVFDSEDAAPEMVKLSDALRSEDVVRVVGVVRARDGKPNPKLATGRIEVVVKELTVLAKTETPPFQPSDTDNLPGEELRLKHRFLDLRRPRMQTILRTRHRVTQIARNFFDREGFLEIETPILCRSTPEGARDFLVPSRHVEGAWYALPQSPQLFKQILMVSGCDKYLQICRCFRDEDPRADRQAEFTQIDLEMSFVDRADVMDVMERFATLLWKEVLNVELPKFDQLTYADAMEKYGSDRPDRRFGLELCDISDIAAKTDFRVFADALAKHHGMVKAFRVPGGAEKLTRKLTDGYSEFVKQFGAGGVPVTKVVAKDGKSAFDTGIARFVESVQDELIARLGAEPGDTIVFGADTKRIVNRALGELRLKIAEDLDLIPANTWDMYWVTDFPMFEYDEEAKRFVALHHPFTAPATHELERFMSVDPSNVDDVESIVSAGYDMVCNGSEIGGGSIRIHRQDVQSRVFDLIGLTREQAKEKFSFLLDALKFGAPPHGGIAFGLDRLVMLLAGTDNIRDVIAFPKTQIGGDLMTQAPGAVEQAQLAELHVKNTV; translated from the coding sequence ATGACAGTCTCAGGTGTCGGCCGCACACACACATGCGGCGAGATTCGTGAATCTCATGTCGGACAGACCGTGACGTTGTGCGGATGGGTGAACTCGCATCGCGGCCACGGGTCCGGTTTGGTATTTATCGATCTGCGCGATCGGTTCGGACTGACACAGCTGGTCTTCGATTCCGAGGATGCCGCACCCGAGATGGTGAAGCTGTCCGATGCTCTCCGGTCCGAGGACGTTGTGCGCGTGGTTGGCGTTGTGCGCGCTCGTGATGGAAAACCAAACCCCAAGCTCGCGACGGGTCGCATTGAAGTGGTCGTCAAGGAACTGACCGTGCTCGCGAAGACGGAGACTCCGCCGTTCCAGCCGTCCGACACCGACAACCTGCCGGGCGAGGAGCTGCGCCTGAAGCATCGGTTCCTTGATCTACGCAGGCCTCGGATGCAGACCATCCTGCGCACGCGCCATCGCGTGACGCAGATTGCACGCAACTTTTTCGACCGCGAAGGGTTCCTTGAGATTGAGACCCCGATCCTGTGTCGTTCCACACCTGAAGGCGCGCGCGATTTTCTTGTGCCCTCGCGTCACGTCGAGGGCGCGTGGTACGCACTCCCGCAGTCGCCGCAGTTGTTCAAGCAGATTCTTATGGTCTCAGGGTGTGACAAATACCTGCAGATCTGCCGGTGTTTCCGCGACGAGGATCCGCGCGCCGACCGCCAGGCAGAGTTCACGCAGATCGACCTTGAGATGTCGTTCGTGGATCGCGCGGATGTCATGGATGTCATGGAACGGTTTGCGACGCTCCTCTGGAAGGAAGTACTCAATGTCGAACTGCCGAAGTTTGACCAACTGACCTACGCCGACGCGATGGAAAAGTATGGTTCAGATCGCCCCGACCGTCGCTTCGGGCTTGAGTTGTGTGATATCTCGGACATCGCAGCAAAGACGGACTTCCGTGTGTTTGCTGATGCACTCGCCAAGCACCACGGCATGGTCAAGGCCTTCCGCGTGCCCGGCGGCGCTGAGAAGCTGACACGCAAGCTGACCGACGGATACTCAGAGTTCGTCAAGCAGTTTGGCGCGGGTGGCGTGCCGGTGACAAAGGTTGTCGCGAAGGACGGGAAATCAGCATTCGACACCGGGATCGCCCGTTTCGTCGAGAGTGTGCAGGATGAACTGATCGCGCGTCTCGGCGCAGAACCCGGCGACACAATTGTCTTCGGTGCTGACACCAAGCGCATTGTCAATCGTGCGCTCGGTGAGCTGCGCCTGAAGATTGCAGAGGATCTTGATCTCATCCCAGCGAACACATGGGACATGTACTGGGTGACGGACTTCCCCATGTTCGAGTACGACGAGGAAGCGAAGCGCTTTGTTGCGTTGCACCATCCGTTCACCGCGCCAGCGACGCATGAACTCGAACGATTCATGAGCGTCGACCCATCGAATGTTGACGATGTGGAGTCCATTGTCAGCGCGGGGTATGACATGGTCTGCAACGGGTCAGAGATCGGTGGCGGATCGATCCGTATCCATCGCCAGGATGTGCAGTCGCGCGTGTTCGATCTCATCGGGCTCACGCGCGAGCAGGCGAAGGAGAAGTTCTCGTTCCTGCTCGACGCCCTGAAGTTTGGTGCGCCGCCGCATGGAGGGATTGCGTTCGGGCTTGATCGTCTGGTCATGCTGCTCGCGGGTACTGACAACATCCGCGACGTGATCGCGTTCCCCAAGACGCAGATCGGTGGCGATCTGATGACACAAGCCCCGGGCGCAGTAGAGCAGGCGCAGCTCGCCGAATTGCACGTGAAGAACACTGTGTAA
- a CDS encoding type II secretion system protein, whose product MKHRTGWNRTSNHARHGITLVEVLITIVLIVVALAIFALVALSRTKAHVLKQYDAAQLRGISVSMQVWANSNNDLYPLPSLIDINNDTVPELGTAKDTTANIFSLMLWNEMFTPDLLVSPAEPSEKIQVRNDYQYEKPPSAVNPDKAMWDPSFNIDFTTGTGHLSYAHAIPVDPTGAAASVWKNSFNATEPVISTRGPEILSENVTPSGLATLILANQKSNTIAYWKPRNTWSGNVAYNDGHAQFEQSMMMDNTQVPTLPIQRDWLFWDEPHDATQSNAFLSLFTTAGPTRSAFKAIWD is encoded by the coding sequence ATGAAACACAGAACAGGCTGGAACCGAACCAGCAACCACGCGCGGCATGGCATTACACTGGTAGAGGTACTGATCACAATAGTCCTTATTGTTGTAGCACTTGCTATCTTCGCACTCGTTGCGTTGAGCAGAACCAAAGCACACGTTCTAAAGCAATACGACGCTGCTCAACTTCGGGGCATTAGCGTATCAATGCAGGTCTGGGCCAACTCAAACAACGACCTTTACCCGCTCCCATCCCTGATTGACATCAACAACGACACAGTCCCCGAACTGGGCACAGCCAAGGACACCACCGCGAATATCTTCTCTCTCATGCTGTGGAACGAGATGTTCACACCAGACTTGCTGGTCTCGCCAGCAGAACCAAGCGAGAAGATACAGGTGCGCAACGACTATCAGTACGAGAAACCACCATCGGCAGTCAACCCTGACAAAGCGATGTGGGATCCGTCATTCAACATCGATTTCACAACTGGCACAGGCCATCTCAGCTATGCGCACGCGATCCCTGTCGATCCAACTGGTGCCGCTGCATCGGTGTGGAAGAACTCGTTCAACGCGACAGAACCAGTGATCTCTACACGTGGCCCCGAGATTCTCAGCGAAAACGTCACTCCCAGCGGGCTTGCGACACTGATCCTTGCAAATCAGAAATCGAACACGATCGCGTACTGGAAGCCTCGCAACACATGGTCAGGAAATGTTGCGTACAACGACGGGCACGCCCAGTTTGAACAGTCAATGATGATGGACAATACACAGGTTCCCACATTGCCCATCCAGCGCGACTGGCTGTTCTGGGATGAGCCGCACGACGCGACACAATCGAACGCGTTCCTCTCGTTGTTTACCACAGCTGGCCCAACACGATCAGCGTTCAAAGCGATCTGGGATTGA
- a CDS encoding peptidase M14, translating into MNMMKQFRSSVSVLSTCAALVCASVATAQQHIDGKVDIPFNRYVDHNQLNEYLKQIAAAYPDLVTLKTIGHSQQGREMIVAIVNNPKSGADTEKPAMWIDGNVHGNEIQAAEVVVYSLWYMTKAYGVSKDMTELVDNYSFYYLPSQNPDGRQAWFDEVQTSSSSRWSRRPVDNDRDGLVDEDPPEDIDGDGSITQMWKKDPSGDWLRDEFDPRVFRRARLAEGEKGEWIRLGSEGIDTDGDGRINEDGPGGDDMNRSWPTAWQPEYVQNAATIFPLADPETRAVAEFILAHPNIAAGQSYHNAGGMILRGPGASWRNSEYPAQDRRVYDEIGRVGEILLPYYNYYIIYDDLYTVHGGFVNWLAEGLGIMSFTNEMMTNGRFFQREGQMDEERSKLWRDRMAFGTTFKEYEEFDHPEYGKVLIGGPNRWSSRATPNFMLEEECHRNFAFTMFHASHMPLLSFDRVEAKDMGGGLWQVTVEIRNEKLIPSRLAVARMRGIGTNDILTCEPSNGSVVTSGSIGRWIDTDFNAVRDEPGRIQLPGGIGGQSSEIYRFIVTGKKGDTVALKYTAEKAKNIETTVELK; encoded by the coding sequence ATGAACATGATGAAGCAGTTTCGTTCGTCCGTTTCCGTCCTCTCCACGTGTGCTGCGCTCGTCTGCGCATCCGTTGCAACTGCGCAGCAGCACATCGATGGCAAGGTCGATATTCCATTCAACCGGTACGTCGATCACAATCAGCTCAACGAGTATCTCAAGCAGATTGCGGCCGCGTATCCCGATCTTGTCACGCTCAAGACGATCGGGCACTCGCAGCAGGGTCGCGAGATGATCGTCGCGATCGTTAACAATCCAAAGAGCGGTGCCGATACCGAAAAACCCGCGATGTGGATCGATGGAAACGTCCACGGCAATGAAATCCAGGCTGCCGAGGTCGTTGTATATTCTTTGTGGTACATGACGAAGGCGTACGGCGTGTCGAAGGACATGACCGAACTTGTTGACAACTACTCGTTCTATTACCTGCCATCACAAAATCCCGACGGACGCCAGGCGTGGTTTGATGAGGTGCAGACATCGAGTTCATCGCGTTGGAGTCGCAGACCGGTCGATAATGATCGCGACGGGCTTGTTGACGAAGACCCGCCGGAAGATATTGATGGCGACGGCTCAATCACCCAGATGTGGAAGAAAGACCCGTCGGGCGACTGGCTGCGCGACGAGTTTGATCCGCGCGTCTTCCGTCGCGCGCGCCTTGCAGAGGGTGAGAAAGGCGAGTGGATCCGCCTCGGCTCCGAGGGCATCGATACCGACGGCGATGGACGCATCAACGAGGACGGCCCAGGCGGCGACGATATGAACCGCTCGTGGCCAACCGCATGGCAGCCCGAATACGTGCAGAATGCAGCGACCATTTTTCCGCTGGCCGATCCGGAAACGCGCGCAGTTGCAGAGTTCATCCTTGCGCATCCGAATATCGCTGCGGGGCAGAGCTATCACAATGCTGGTGGCATGATCCTGCGCGGTCCGGGCGCGTCGTGGCGCAACAGCGAATACCCTGCGCAGGATCGTCGTGTGTACGATGAGATCGGACGCGTTGGTGAGATTCTGCTTCCGTACTACAACTATTATATTATCTACGACGATCTCTACACCGTGCACGGCGGATTCGTCAACTGGCTTGCCGAGGGCCTTGGTATTATGTCGTTCACCAACGAGATGATGACCAACGGTCGGTTCTTCCAGCGCGAAGGCCAGATGGACGAAGAGCGCAGCAAACTCTGGCGCGACCGCATGGCGTTTGGAACGACATTCAAGGAATACGAGGAGTTCGATCATCCAGAATACGGCAAAGTGCTGATCGGCGGTCCCAATCGGTGGTCGTCGCGAGCAACGCCGAACTTCATGCTCGAAGAGGAGTGCCATCGGAACTTCGCCTTCACCATGTTCCACGCGTCGCACATGCCGTTGCTCTCGTTTGATCGTGTCGAGGCAAAGGACATGGGTGGTGGATTGTGGCAGGTGACCGTCGAGATCAGGAACGAGAAACTGATCCCGTCACGACTTGCAGTTGCGCGCATGCGCGGGATTGGCACCAACGACATTCTGACATGCGAGCCGTCGAACGGCAGCGTCGTGACTAGCGGCTCGATCGGCAGATGGATCGACACAGATTTCAACGCGGTGCGCGATGAGCCAGGACGCATCCAACTTCCCGGCGGCATCGGCGGGCAGAGTTCCGAGATCTACCGGTTCATTGTGACCGGCAAGAAGGGCGACACGGTCGCGCTGAAGTACACCGCGGAAAAGGCGAAGAACATCGAGACAACAGTTGAGCTGAAGTAA
- a CDS encoding class I SAM-dependent methyltransferase — MPSLDENLTKWTQHGWPMDGDEWSTLGGGSFNWWHGLILPRLAPSLHAISSGADALHCDRILEIAPGHGRWTQFLLNHCDHLIGVDLVDECTQHCARIFASHPTQHEFHTNDGRTLPMVADASIDLVFSWDSLVHAELDVIESYLRECRRVLRTGGRAFLHHSNLAQYKDVSGNITVDRPHWRAESVSASMVDAICGQLGITCVNQEVITKGQQLDDGICIDCVTVIENTPPAPGHHTWVVRNGSFWREIHAMGRVRKTYDLASFPEDKRPT, encoded by the coding sequence ATGCCGAGTCTTGACGAGAATCTGACAAAGTGGACGCAGCACGGCTGGCCGATGGACGGCGATGAGTGGTCCACGCTCGGCGGCGGATCGTTCAACTGGTGGCACGGGCTGATCCTGCCGAGGCTTGCGCCGTCGCTCCACGCAATCAGCAGTGGGGCAGATGCACTTCATTGCGACAGAATCCTCGAGATCGCGCCCGGGCACGGCAGATGGACACAGTTTCTTCTCAATCATTGCGATCATCTGATCGGTGTTGATCTTGTTGATGAGTGTACACAGCACTGCGCTCGCATCTTTGCGAGTCATCCGACGCAGCACGAGTTCCACACCAACGACGGACGAACGCTTCCAATGGTTGCAGACGCAAGCATTGATCTCGTGTTCTCGTGGGATTCACTTGTCCATGCGGAACTGGATGTGATTGAGTCCTATCTTCGCGAGTGCAGGCGTGTGCTCCGCACGGGAGGACGCGCGTTCCTGCATCACTCTAATCTGGCACAATACAAGGATGTGTCAGGAAACATCACTGTGGATCGTCCGCACTGGCGAGCTGAGAGTGTGAGCGCGTCGATGGTCGATGCGATCTGCGGGCAGCTTGGTATAACCTGTGTGAATCAGGAAGTTATCACAAAGGGTCAGCAGCTTGACGATGGCATCTGCATCGATTGTGTGACGGTGATCGAGAACACGCCGCCTGCGCCGGGGCATCACACGTGGGTCGTTCGAAACGGGTCGTTCTGGCGCGAGATCCACGCGATGGGACGGGTGCGGAAGACGTACGACCTTGCGTCGTTTCCGGAGGACAAGCGGCCCACATAG